One Mangifera indica cultivar Alphonso chromosome 4, CATAS_Mindica_2.1, whole genome shotgun sequence genomic region harbors:
- the LOC123212916 gene encoding protein XAP5 CIRCADIAN TIMEKEEPER-like isoform X2, producing the protein MSGMGDGYVGTAQDAVRIRRLEKQREAERRKIQELKTKSASAKGQPGLLQFGSSTSEILETAFKKETVGLVTREQYVEKRVNIRNKIEEEEKEKLQKLQQEEEELQLQKRKKRKIRGNSRLSFAEDIESDSEEENGEKNRFETRKLGHGKFGKDPTVETSFLPDSEREAEEQAERERLRKQWLQEQGKIQNEPLQITYSYWDGAGHRRVIQVQKGDTIGEFLRAVQQQLAPEFREIRTTSVENLLYVKEDLIIPHQHSFYELIVNKARGKSGPLFHFDVHEDVRTIADATIEKDESHAGKVVERHWYEKNKHIFPASRWEITSLFDI; encoded by the exons ATGTCTGGTATGGGAGACGGGTACGTGGGTACGGCCCAAGACGCGGTGAGGATCCGACGGCTCGAGAAGCAAAGAGAAGCCGAGCGACGCAAAATCCAAGAGCTTAAAACTAAGTCCGCCTCGGCCAAGGGCCAACCCGGTCTCCTTCAGTTCGGGTCAAGTACTTCTGAG ATTCTTGAAACAGCATTTAAGAAGGAAACTGTTGGTTTAGTCACCAGAGAACAATATGTTGAGAAG AGGGTCAATATTCGGAATAAAATCGAAGAGGAAGAGAAGGAGAAGCTTCAAAAACTGCAACAAGA AGAGGAGGAATTGCAATTGCAAAAACGTAAAAAGCGGAAGATTAGGGGAAATTCTCGATTATCTTTTGCAGAGGATATCGAGAGTGATAGTGAAGAGGAGAATGGTGAAAAAA ATAGATTTGAAACCAGGAAGCTTGGGCATGGAAAATTTGGAAAAGATCCAACAGTAGAGACTAGCTTTTTACCTGACAG TGAGCGGGAGGCAGAGGAGCAAGCTGAGCGTGAAAGGCTGCGGAAACAGTGGCTTCAGGAGCAGGGGAAAATTCAAA ATGAACCCCTTCAAATTACTTACAGTTACTGGGATGGAGCTGGCCATAGACGAGTGATCCAG GTGCAAAAGGGGGATACAATTGGAGAATTTCTTCGAGCTGTTCAACAGCAGCTTGCACCTGAGTTTCGAGAAATCCGAACAACGTCAGTGGAGAATTTGCTATATGTCAAAGAAGATCTTATAATTCCTCAT CAACACAGTTTCTATGAGCTTATTGTCAACAAGGCAAGGGGCAAAAGTGGACCG CTTTTCCATTTTGACGTGCATGAGGATGTACGAACAATTGCTGATGCAACAATAGAAAAGGATGAG TCTCATGCTGGGAAAGTCGTGGAGAGGCACTGGTACGAAAAGAACAAGCATATCTTCCCTGCTTCTAGATGGGAGATAACTTCTCTCTTCG ATATATGA
- the LOC123212916 gene encoding protein XAP5 CIRCADIAN TIMEKEEPER-like isoform X3 — translation MSGMGDGYVGTAQDAVRIRRLEKQREAERRKIQELKTKSASAKGQPGLLQFGSSTSEILETAFKKETVGLVTREQYVEKRVNIRNKIEEEEKEKLQKLQQEEEELQLQKRKKRKIRGNSRLSFAEDIESDSEEENGEKNRFETRKLGHGKFGKDPTVETSFLPDSEREAEEQAERERLRKQWLQEQGKIQNEPLQITYSYWDGAGHRRVIQVQKGDTIGEFLRAVQQQLAPEFREIRTTSVENLLYVKEDLIIPHQHSFYELIVNKARGKSGPLFHFDVHEDVRTIADATIEKDESHAGKVVERH, via the exons ATGTCTGGTATGGGAGACGGGTACGTGGGTACGGCCCAAGACGCGGTGAGGATCCGACGGCTCGAGAAGCAAAGAGAAGCCGAGCGACGCAAAATCCAAGAGCTTAAAACTAAGTCCGCCTCGGCCAAGGGCCAACCCGGTCTCCTTCAGTTCGGGTCAAGTACTTCTGAG ATTCTTGAAACAGCATTTAAGAAGGAAACTGTTGGTTTAGTCACCAGAGAACAATATGTTGAGAAG AGGGTCAATATTCGGAATAAAATCGAAGAGGAAGAGAAGGAGAAGCTTCAAAAACTGCAACAAGA AGAGGAGGAATTGCAATTGCAAAAACGTAAAAAGCGGAAGATTAGGGGAAATTCTCGATTATCTTTTGCAGAGGATATCGAGAGTGATAGTGAAGAGGAGAATGGTGAAAAAA ATAGATTTGAAACCAGGAAGCTTGGGCATGGAAAATTTGGAAAAGATCCAACAGTAGAGACTAGCTTTTTACCTGACAG TGAGCGGGAGGCAGAGGAGCAAGCTGAGCGTGAAAGGCTGCGGAAACAGTGGCTTCAGGAGCAGGGGAAAATTCAAA ATGAACCCCTTCAAATTACTTACAGTTACTGGGATGGAGCTGGCCATAGACGAGTGATCCAG GTGCAAAAGGGGGATACAATTGGAGAATTTCTTCGAGCTGTTCAACAGCAGCTTGCACCTGAGTTTCGAGAAATCCGAACAACGTCAGTGGAGAATTTGCTATATGTCAAAGAAGATCTTATAATTCCTCAT CAACACAGTTTCTATGAGCTTATTGTCAACAAGGCAAGGGGCAAAAGTGGACCG CTTTTCCATTTTGACGTGCATGAGGATGTACGAACAATTGCTGATGCAACAATAGAAAAGGATGAG TCTCATGCTGGGAAAGTCGTGGAGAGGCACTG A
- the LOC123214906 gene encoding transcription factor bHLH121-like isoform X2, whose protein sequence is MGHHQLKNEAALIQSMAAPNPALVEFRQPPDPRVPATRPQPKSRPDGDVKDCVAARKIQKADREKLRRDRLNEHFTELGNTLDPDRPKNDKATILADTIQLLKDLTSQVDKLKAEHATLTEESRELTQEKNDLREEKASLRSDTENLTTQYQQRLMAMVPWATMDHSVVMAPPSYPFPMPMPMPPRPIPLHPSMQPYPIFGNQNPGVIANPCSTFVPYMTPNAMVEQQSAQYVSPAVQPGSRSHVSGKQDSGSKSFGESKVEKNEDSNDVMTDLELKTPGSTIEQELSSGQRKSKKSIRKESNITDGSSSSRCSSSRSLQDSSSNSIVGGRKPDDSEAAKS, encoded by the exons ATGGGCCATCATCAGCTAAAAAACGAAGCCGCCCTTATTCAATCAATGGCGGCGCCAAATCCTGCCCTCGTAGAGTTTCGTCAGCCTCCTGATCCGCGAGTACCTGCCACTCGCCCCCAACCTAAATCCAG GCCTGATGGTGACGTTAAGGATTGCGTAGCTGCGAGAAAAATTCAGAAGGCTGATCGCGAGAAGTTAAGGAGGGATCGGCTTAATGAACATTTTACGGAATTGGGGAACACTTTAG ATCCTGATAGGCCCAAAAACGATAAAGCAACCATTCTTGCTGATACAATTCAGTTGTTAAAGGATCTAACATCTCAAGTTGATAAACTCAAAGCTGAGCATGCGACACTGACAGAAGAATCCCGTGAG TTGACACAGGAGAAAAATGATCTTAGAGAAGAGAAGGCGTCTCTCAGATCTGATACTGAGAATCTTACTACTCAGTATCAGCAGAGACTCATGGCCATGGTCCCATGGGCTACTATGGATCATTCAGTTGTCATGGCCCCACCTTCATATCCATTCCCGATGCCAATGCCAATGCCTCCAAGGCCGATTCCCTTGCATCCATCTATGCAACCATATCCCATCTTTGGAAATCAGAATCCTGGGGTCATTGCTAACCCCTGTTCAACTTTTGTACCATATATGACTCCTAATGCCATGGTTGAACAACAGTCAGCACAATATGTATCTCCAGCTGTGCAGCCAGGCAGTCGGTCTCATGTGTCAGGTAAACAAGATTCTGGAAGCAAATCATTTGGGGAGAGCAAGGTTGAGAAAAATGAGGATTCTAATGATGTCATGACTGACCTTGAGTTGAAAACTCCTGGATCGACTATCGAACAG gaaTTGTCATCTGGACAAAGAAAATCCAAGAAGTCTATAAGGAAGGAGAGTAACATTACAGATGGGAGTTCTTCAAGTAGGTGTTCTTCATCTCGGAGCTTGCAGGATAGCTCATCCAATAGCATAGTTGGTGGCAGAAAGCCTGATGACTCAGAAGCggcaaaaagttaa
- the LOC123214051 gene encoding proline-rich protein 4 — protein MRILSAYREALLCFFLLLFFAITFCHGSQKTTAFEVVGIGECADCTRTNLKTSQTVSGLRVTIDCKPANGVFKTRGSGELDEEGKFTVFLPEDIVEDGKLKEECYAQLHSASNALCPAHDGLESSKIVFKSETNGKQTFGLPGKLKFSPVTCPSAFLWPHYKFPRLPKYEVPLWNFPPKPPLPPLPPLPPKPPLFKNPLPPKPPLPPLPPLPPLPPLPPLPPKPPLVKEPLPPKPPKPPKPPKPPVPPKPPVVKKPLPPKPPKPPVPPKPPVVKKPLPPKPPKPPVPPKPPVVKKPLPPKPPKPPLPPKPPVVKKPLPPKPPKPPLPPKPPIFVKPLPPLPKIPPLKKKPCPPFPKLPPLPKLPPKDKFGKWPPLPPLSPHSN, from the exons ATGCGGATCCTCTCCGCTTACCGAGAAGCCCTTCTGTGCTTCTTCCTGTTGTTGTTTTTTGCCATCACTTTCTGCCATGGCAGTCAGAAGACAACTGCATTTGAAGTAGTTGGAATTGGAGAATGTGCAGATTGCACTCGGACTAACTTAAAAACAAGCCAGACTGTTTCGG GGCTTCGTGTAACTATAGATTGTAAGCCGGCGAATGGAGTCTTTAAAACCAGAGGATCCGGCGAGCTGGATGAAGAAGGAAAGTTTACAGTCTTCCTTCCTGAAGACATTGTTGAAGATGGGAAGCTTAAAGAAGAATGCTACGCGCAGCTTCACAGCGCATCAAACGCTCTTTGCCCCGCCCATGACGGCTTGGAGTCTTCCAAGATTGTGTTTAAGAGCGAAACAAACGGTAAACAGACGTTTGGGTTGCCCGGAAAACTCAAGTTTTCGCCAGTTACTTGTCCCTCAGCCTTCTTGTGGCCTCATTACAAGTTCCCGCGACTGCCCAAATATGAAGTGCCGCTGTGGAACTTCCCTCCCAAGCCGCCACTGCCGCCACTGCCGCCACTGCCGCCAAAACCGCCTCTATTCAAGAATCCTCTCCCTCCCAAGCCACCACTGCCACCACTGCCACCACTGCCACCACTCCCGCCACTCCCGCCACTCCCACCAAAACCGCCGCTAGTGAAGGAGCCTCTCCCTCCCAAGCCTCCCAAGCCTCCCAAGCCTCCCAAGCCACCAGTCCCACCAAAACCGCCGGTAGTGAAGAAGCCTCTCCCTCCCAAGCCTCCCAAGCCACCAGTCCCACCAAAACCGCCGGTAGTGAAGAAGCCTCTCCCTCCCAAGCCTCCCAAGCCACCAGTCCCACCAAAACCGCCGGTAGTGAAGAAGCCTCTCCCTCCTAAGCCTCCCAAGCCACCACTCCCACCAAAACCGCCGGTAGTGAAGAAGCCTCTCCCTCCCAAGCCTCCCAAGCCACCACTCCCACCAAAGCCACCGATCTTTGTTAAGCCCCTCCCTCCACTTCCAAAGATCCCACCATTGAAAAAGAAGCCTTGCCCGCCATTCCCTAAGCTTCCTCCTTTGCCCAAGCTCCCACCAAAGGACAAGTTCGGCAAATGGCCACCCCTCCCACCGCTTTCTCCTCATTCTAATTAG
- the LOC123214906 gene encoding transcription factor bHLH121-like isoform X1: MGHHQLKNEAALIQSMAAPNPALVEFRQPPDPRVPATRPQPKSSQRPDGDVKDCVAARKIQKADREKLRRDRLNEHFTELGNTLDPDRPKNDKATILADTIQLLKDLTSQVDKLKAEHATLTEESRELTQEKNDLREEKASLRSDTENLTTQYQQRLMAMVPWATMDHSVVMAPPSYPFPMPMPMPPRPIPLHPSMQPYPIFGNQNPGVIANPCSTFVPYMTPNAMVEQQSAQYVSPAVQPGSRSHVSGKQDSGSKSFGESKVEKNEDSNDVMTDLELKTPGSTIEQELSSGQRKSKKSIRKESNITDGSSSSRCSSSRSLQDSSSNSIVGGRKPDDSEAAKS; the protein is encoded by the exons ATGGGCCATCATCAGCTAAAAAACGAAGCCGCCCTTATTCAATCAATGGCGGCGCCAAATCCTGCCCTCGTAGAGTTTCGTCAGCCTCCTGATCCGCGAGTACCTGCCACTCGCCCCCAACCTAAATCCAG TCAAAGGCCTGATGGTGACGTTAAGGATTGCGTAGCTGCGAGAAAAATTCAGAAGGCTGATCGCGAGAAGTTAAGGAGGGATCGGCTTAATGAACATTTTACGGAATTGGGGAACACTTTAG ATCCTGATAGGCCCAAAAACGATAAAGCAACCATTCTTGCTGATACAATTCAGTTGTTAAAGGATCTAACATCTCAAGTTGATAAACTCAAAGCTGAGCATGCGACACTGACAGAAGAATCCCGTGAG TTGACACAGGAGAAAAATGATCTTAGAGAAGAGAAGGCGTCTCTCAGATCTGATACTGAGAATCTTACTACTCAGTATCAGCAGAGACTCATGGCCATGGTCCCATGGGCTACTATGGATCATTCAGTTGTCATGGCCCCACCTTCATATCCATTCCCGATGCCAATGCCAATGCCTCCAAGGCCGATTCCCTTGCATCCATCTATGCAACCATATCCCATCTTTGGAAATCAGAATCCTGGGGTCATTGCTAACCCCTGTTCAACTTTTGTACCATATATGACTCCTAATGCCATGGTTGAACAACAGTCAGCACAATATGTATCTCCAGCTGTGCAGCCAGGCAGTCGGTCTCATGTGTCAGGTAAACAAGATTCTGGAAGCAAATCATTTGGGGAGAGCAAGGTTGAGAAAAATGAGGATTCTAATGATGTCATGACTGACCTTGAGTTGAAAACTCCTGGATCGACTATCGAACAG gaaTTGTCATCTGGACAAAGAAAATCCAAGAAGTCTATAAGGAAGGAGAGTAACATTACAGATGGGAGTTCTTCAAGTAGGTGTTCTTCATCTCGGAGCTTGCAGGATAGCTCATCCAATAGCATAGTTGGTGGCAGAAAGCCTGATGACTCAGAAGCggcaaaaagttaa
- the LOC123212916 gene encoding protein XAP5 CIRCADIAN TIMEKEEPER-like isoform X1: protein MSGMGDGYVGTAQDAVRIRRLEKQREAERRKIQELKTKSASAKGQPGLLQFGSSTSEILETAFKKETVGLVTREQYVEKRVNIRNKIEEEEKEKLQKLQQEEEELQLQKRKKRKIRGNSRLSFAEDIESDSEEENGEKNRFETRKLGHGKFGKDPTVETSFLPDSEREAEEQAERERLRKQWLQEQGKIQNEPLQITYSYWDGAGHRRVIQVQKGDTIGEFLRAVQQQLAPEFREIRTTSVENLLYVKEDLIIPHQHSFYELIVNKARGKSGPLFHFDVHEDVRTIADATIEKDESHAGKVVERHWYEKNKHIFPASRWEIYDPTKKWERYTIHGD from the exons ATGTCTGGTATGGGAGACGGGTACGTGGGTACGGCCCAAGACGCGGTGAGGATCCGACGGCTCGAGAAGCAAAGAGAAGCCGAGCGACGCAAAATCCAAGAGCTTAAAACTAAGTCCGCCTCGGCCAAGGGCCAACCCGGTCTCCTTCAGTTCGGGTCAAGTACTTCTGAG ATTCTTGAAACAGCATTTAAGAAGGAAACTGTTGGTTTAGTCACCAGAGAACAATATGTTGAGAAG AGGGTCAATATTCGGAATAAAATCGAAGAGGAAGAGAAGGAGAAGCTTCAAAAACTGCAACAAGA AGAGGAGGAATTGCAATTGCAAAAACGTAAAAAGCGGAAGATTAGGGGAAATTCTCGATTATCTTTTGCAGAGGATATCGAGAGTGATAGTGAAGAGGAGAATGGTGAAAAAA ATAGATTTGAAACCAGGAAGCTTGGGCATGGAAAATTTGGAAAAGATCCAACAGTAGAGACTAGCTTTTTACCTGACAG TGAGCGGGAGGCAGAGGAGCAAGCTGAGCGTGAAAGGCTGCGGAAACAGTGGCTTCAGGAGCAGGGGAAAATTCAAA ATGAACCCCTTCAAATTACTTACAGTTACTGGGATGGAGCTGGCCATAGACGAGTGATCCAG GTGCAAAAGGGGGATACAATTGGAGAATTTCTTCGAGCTGTTCAACAGCAGCTTGCACCTGAGTTTCGAGAAATCCGAACAACGTCAGTGGAGAATTTGCTATATGTCAAAGAAGATCTTATAATTCCTCAT CAACACAGTTTCTATGAGCTTATTGTCAACAAGGCAAGGGGCAAAAGTGGACCG CTTTTCCATTTTGACGTGCATGAGGATGTACGAACAATTGCTGATGCAACAATAGAAAAGGATGAG TCTCATGCTGGGAAAGTCGTGGAGAGGCACTGGTACGAAAAGAACAAGCATATCTTCCCTGCTTCTAGATGGGAG ATATATGATCCCACTAAGAAATGGGAGCGGTACACCATCCACGGGGATTAA
- the LOC123214050 gene encoding translocon-associated protein subunit alpha-like produces the protein MKNFRVLFLALLLLASPLFQVAWCQSDSEEAVETVEGGDLGIVGEDAPESVDSSFGPAPGVDTICIFPKNSARLVTAGEETELLVGMKNDVESAINVIAIQASIHLPFDHKLLVQNLTSQAFNNASVPASAQATFPYIFAVSKYLQPGTFDLVGSIFYEIDQHPYATTFYNGTIEVVESGGFVSVESVFLFSLAAALLVFAGLWIQGQVKQLSKKTKKVPKVEVGTRATDASMDEWLQGTAYTRSQSSKTKKKK, from the exons ATGAAGAATTTTAGGGTTCTCTTCCTCGCTCTCCTCCTCCTCGCCTCACCTCTCTTCCAAG TGGCTTGGTGTCAGTCGGATTCAGAGGAAGCTGTGGAGACTGTTGAAGGGGGTGATCTTGGGATTGTTGGTGAAGATGCCCCAGAATCTGTTGATAGCAGTTTTGGCCCAGCTCCAGGAGTTGACACCATTTGCATTTTCCCTAAGAATAGCGCACGAT TGGTGACGGCTGGAGAAGAGACAGAACTTCTTGTTGGGATGAAAAATGATG TGGAGTCAGCCATCAATGTGATTGCCATTCAGGCTAGTATTCATCTGCCTTTTGATCATAAACTGCTGGTTCAGAATCTGACTTCACAG GCCTTCAATAATGCATCTGTCCCAGCTTCAGCTCAGGCTACTTTCCCATACATTTTTGCTGTCAGCAAGTACTTGCAG CCTGGAACTTTTGATCTTGTGGGCTCCATCTTTTATGAGATAGACCAGCATCCATATGCCACTACCTTCTATAATGGTACCATTGAAGTCGTGGAGTCTGGTGGTTTCGTCAGTGTTGAATCCGTGTTTCTTTTCAGCCTTGCGGCTGCACTTCTTGTCTTTGCTGGTTTATGGATCCAGGGTCAAGTAAAACAATTATCCAAG AAAACCAAGAAAGTTCCAAAGGTGGAAGTTGGAACAAGAGCTACGGATGCCTCAATGGATGAATGGCTTCAG GGAACTGCTTATACTCGGTCGCAATCCagcaaaacaaagaagaagaagtag